A stretch of the Geovibrio thiophilus genome encodes the following:
- the ligA gene encoding NAD-dependent DNA ligase LigA, with product MESIKKEYDRLVEEIKQHDINYYVNDAPVISDYDYDRLYRRLLEMETEHPELVRDDSPSRRVGAPPVEGLESIRHEVRMMSLNNTYSDAELDSFIATVYKETLEEPPFVVEPKIDGASVSLVYEKGGLISAATRGDGAVGEDILHNVRTIRAVPLVTEETQRLVVRGEVYMPVESFSKLNEKREEEGLTLFANPRNSAAGSLKLLDSRECAKRNLSMFAFGLDKGQGESHFADLMRLKRLGFRVNDMVKLCKTAEEVKEHVAFIRSKRESLSYEIDGAVIKVDNYRLRDRLGMTIKAPKWAIAYKYPAEQAVTKLLDVEFQVGRTGTVTPVAILEPVKVSGSTVARATLHNMDEVERLGIRIGDYVSLEKGGDVIPKVTGALAERRTGEERAVPLPENCPVCHHKLVREDVAFRCVNPECTGTARGALRHFTARNAMDIRGFGESLIDRLMDLGMLKTPADIYTMDYNSLRTMEGLGNKSVDNLTAAVEESRSKPFEKVLFAVGLPSVGVRTAEILAQEFGSIDRLKTATEEELTAVYSIGALVAQDITEALRQPKYINLINSLREAGLRFEAEKKDAGGIFEGQTFLITGTLSRPRADFEELIKNLGGKIASGVSKNLSYLIAGEKAGSKLEKAEKLGVRVLTEDEFMNMAERS from the coding sequence ATGGAAAGCATAAAGAAAGAATACGACAGACTTGTCGAAGAGATAAAACAGCACGACATCAATTATTATGTCAATGACGCTCCGGTGATCAGCGATTATGACTATGACCGGCTCTACAGAAGGCTTCTTGAGATGGAAACGGAACATCCTGAGCTTGTGCGGGATGATTCGCCCTCAAGGCGTGTGGGCGCTCCGCCTGTTGAGGGATTGGAAAGCATCCGCCACGAAGTGAGGATGATGAGTCTTAACAACACATACAGCGATGCGGAGCTGGACAGTTTTATAGCCACTGTTTACAAAGAAACGCTGGAAGAGCCGCCGTTTGTGGTGGAACCGAAGATAGACGGCGCCTCAGTGAGCCTTGTGTACGAAAAAGGCGGGCTGATAAGCGCCGCCACAAGGGGCGACGGCGCTGTGGGGGAGGATATTCTCCACAATGTCAGAACCATAAGGGCGGTTCCGCTGGTTACAGAGGAAACGCAGAGACTTGTCGTCCGTGGCGAGGTCTATATGCCCGTGGAATCGTTCAGTAAGCTGAACGAAAAACGGGAGGAGGAAGGACTTACTCTGTTTGCCAATCCCCGCAACTCCGCCGCGGGAAGCCTTAAACTTCTGGATTCCCGTGAGTGCGCAAAAAGAAACCTGAGCATGTTCGCCTTCGGTTTGGACAAGGGGCAGGGGGAAAGTCATTTTGCAGACCTCATGCGCCTGAAGCGGCTGGGCTTCCGTGTTAATGACATGGTTAAGCTCTGCAAAACGGCGGAAGAGGTTAAAGAACATGTGGCGTTTATCCGATCAAAAAGAGAAAGCCTCAGCTATGAGATAGACGGAGCCGTCATAAAAGTGGACAACTACCGCCTGCGTGACAGGTTGGGAATGACCATAAAAGCCCCGAAGTGGGCTATAGCGTATAAATATCCGGCTGAACAAGCCGTGACAAAGCTGCTTGACGTTGAGTTTCAGGTCGGACGCACGGGAACGGTGACTCCGGTCGCAATACTTGAGCCTGTGAAGGTTAGCGGCAGCACGGTTGCCAGAGCCACGCTCCACAATATGGACGAGGTGGAGAGACTGGGAATAAGAATCGGCGATTATGTGAGCCTTGAAAAGGGCGGGGACGTTATCCCCAAGGTTACTGGTGCTTTAGCCGAAAGACGAACAGGGGAGGAAAGGGCAGTCCCGCTTCCTGAAAACTGCCCTGTCTGTCATCATAAGCTTGTGCGGGAGGATGTGGCTTTCAGATGTGTCAACCCCGAATGCACGGGCACGGCAAGAGGTGCCTTGAGACACTTCACTGCCCGCAACGCCATGGATATACGGGGCTTCGGCGAATCCCTCATAGACAGGCTGATGGATCTGGGGATGCTGAAAACTCCTGCGGATATTTACACCATGGATTATAACTCTCTGAGAACTATGGAAGGTCTTGGGAATAAATCGGTGGATAACCTCACTGCCGCAGTGGAGGAGAGCAGGAGCAAGCCTTTTGAAAAGGTACTGTTTGCCGTAGGTCTCCCCTCCGTCGGCGTGCGCACGGCGGAGATATTAGCGCAGGAGTTCGGCAGTATAGACAGGCTGAAAACTGCAACCGAGGAAGAGCTCACGGCGGTTTACTCCATAGGCGCGCTTGTGGCGCAGGACATCACCGAAGCGTTGCGGCAGCCGAAATATATAAACCTTATCAATTCTCTGCGTGAAGCCGGACTCAGGTTCGAGGCGGAAAAGAAGGACGCAGGCGGAATATTTGAAGGACAGACATTCCTCATAACAGGAACTCTCAGCCGTCCGAGAGCTGATTTTGAAGAGCTTATAAAAAACTTGGGCGGAAAAATAGCAAGCGGAGTGAGTAAAAATCTGTCATATTTGATTGCCGGAGAAAAAGCCGGAAGCAAGCTGGAAAAGGCTGAAAAACTCGGTGTCAGAGTTCTGACAGAAGATGAGTTTATGAATATGGCAGAGCGGAGCTGA
- a CDS encoding peptidase U32 family protein: MSVELLSPAGNFEKLKYAVRYGADAVYLAGTGYGLRAKAGNFGMDDLGEALSFLHSQGKRGYVTVNAYLRNAEFDGLREYLYNLESVRPDAMIVSDPGVFKVIRDMKLKTPVHISTQSNVTNLAAVDFWAELGAERVILARELSAEEIAYICKNAKAEIEVFVHGAMCISMSGRCLISNYMTGRDANAGMCTHPCRWKYSLVEETRPGEYFPVVEDERGTYFYNSKDLCLIEYIGELVKSGVKSIKIEGRMKSVMYVALVTGAYRQALDWAMADPDGYEAREEWMRMLKSVTHRSYTAGFYRGDIDSGSMNYANANYIQGSEFLGSIENGQMIAKNKFHAGEELEFVTPFLEVMPYKVTDLTDEQGAPVEATRPNYRYSMELPDELPDGSILRRWKA; encoded by the coding sequence ATGTCAGTTGAGCTTTTAAGCCCTGCGGGGAATTTTGAGAAGTTAAAGTATGCTGTCCGTTACGGTGCGGATGCTGTGTATCTTGCCGGAACGGGTTACGGTTTGCGCGCGAAGGCAGGCAACTTTGGTATGGACGACTTGGGTGAGGCTCTGAGCTTTCTGCACAGTCAGGGAAAGCGGGGTTATGTCACTGTCAATGCTTATCTCCGTAACGCAGAGTTTGACGGGCTGAGGGAGTATTTGTACAACCTTGAGTCTGTGAGACCGGATGCGATGATTGTTTCCGATCCGGGAGTGTTTAAGGTTATCAGAGATATGAAGCTTAAGACTCCAGTGCATATCAGCACACAGTCGAATGTGACTAATCTCGCCGCTGTGGATTTCTGGGCGGAGCTTGGCGCAGAGAGGGTTATTCTTGCCCGTGAGCTTTCCGCTGAGGAGATAGCCTATATCTGTAAAAATGCCAAGGCGGAGATCGAGGTCTTTGTGCATGGGGCTATGTGCATATCCATGTCCGGCAGGTGTCTGATAAGCAATTATATGACTGGCAGGGATGCCAACGCCGGAATGTGCACTCATCCGTGCAGGTGGAAGTATTCGCTTGTGGAGGAGACCAGACCCGGGGAATATTTCCCTGTGGTTGAAGACGAACGGGGCACATATTTTTATAACAGCAAGGATTTATGTCTCATAGAATATATCGGCGAGCTTGTGAAGTCCGGCGTGAAGAGCATCAAGATAGAAGGCAGGATGAAGAGCGTAATGTATGTGGCGCTGGTTACGGGCGCATACAGGCAGGCGCTGGACTGGGCTATGGCTGATCCTGACGGGTACGAGGCAAGGGAAGAGTGGATGCGGATGCTGAAAAGCGTCACCCACCGCAGCTACACTGCCGGCTTTTATAGAGGCGACATCGACAGCGGAAGCATGAATTACGCCAACGCTAATTATATACAGGGCAGCGAATTTCTCGGTTCAATCGAAAACGGGCAGATGATAGCTAAGAATAAATTCCATGCCGGTGAGGAACTGGAGTTTGTGACCCCTTTTCTGGAAGTTATGCCTTATAAGGTGACTGATTTGACCGATGAACAGGGAGCGCCGGTTGAGGCGACAAGACCTAATTACCGTTACAGCATGGAGCTGCCCGATGAACTGCCGGACGGGAGTATTCTGAGAAGATGGAAAGCATAA
- a CDS encoding DUF1385 domain-containing protein, with product MAKFDVGGQAVIEGVMMRAPSRFVIAVRKPDDNIIIKKQDVSLDRNKWLKKPVLRGLIALYDALVLGIKALNFSAYHSSGEGEEQVSKVGMFFSMAGGLGLGLLLFVYLPLLLTDLSRHILPAVETSSLLYNAIDGVIRVVFFVLYVWIISFFKDIQRVFQYHGAEHKVIYTFEAGQELTVENARKMGRLHPRCGTSFIIIVMAVCILSFSLIPNDSHFLIKLGARIVFIPLIAGISYEILKFSGRHCGNPLLKIFITPGLWVQKITTREPDDKQLEIAIISLKAALDQELPEGIEVV from the coding sequence ATGGCAAAATTTGACGTAGGCGGACAGGCGGTTATTGAGGGTGTAATGATGCGTGCCCCAAGCAGATTCGTAATCGCTGTCAGAAAACCGGACGATAACATAATCATCAAAAAACAGGACGTAAGTCTGGATAGGAACAAATGGCTGAAAAAACCTGTGCTCAGAGGACTTATTGCTCTTTATGACGCACTTGTTCTCGGCATAAAGGCGCTTAATTTCAGTGCCTATCACTCCTCAGGTGAAGGTGAGGAGCAGGTAAGCAAAGTCGGCATGTTTTTCAGCATGGCGGGCGGTCTCGGACTAGGGCTGCTTCTTTTTGTTTATCTCCCTCTGCTGCTTACAGATCTGAGCAGACACATTCTCCCCGCCGTTGAGACATCATCCCTGCTTTATAACGCCATTGACGGCGTTATCAGAGTGGTTTTTTTCGTGCTCTATGTGTGGATAATCTCATTTTTCAAGGATATACAGAGGGTTTTCCAATATCACGGCGCTGAACACAAAGTAATCTACACCTTTGAGGCGGGACAGGAGCTCACGGTGGAAAACGCCCGCAAAATGGGCAGACTTCACCCCAGATGCGGAACAAGCTTCATCATAATCGTCATGGCTGTGTGCATACTCTCTTTCTCGCTCATACCCAATGATTCGCACTTCCTGATCAAGCTCGGCGCAAGAATCGTGTTTATTCCCCTTATAGCGGGCATATCTTACGAAATACTGAAATTCAGCGGACGTCACTGCGGCAACCCGCTGCTGAAAATATTCATCACCCCCGGGCTCTGGGTACAGAAAATAACCACCAGAGAACCTGACGACAAACAGCTCGAAATCGCCATCATCTCTCTGAAAGCAGCCTTGGATCAGGAACTGCCTGAAGGTATAGAAGTAGTCTGA
- the thyX gene encoding FAD-dependent thymidylate synthase, translating into MNVRLLNCTAEGELTAAMAAKLCYSDAGIDDLFEKVSASEQKKFIEKIVSIGHHSVLEHVSFTFGIEGVSRALTHQLVRHRIASYSQKSQRYVKHGGGFEYILPETVAADPEAKLEFERIMGEIAKAYDLLASKGIPAEDARYVLPNACETKIIVTMNARELIHFFHIRCCNRAQWEIRKMAELMLIECNKIASSIFKDSGPGCVSGACPEGAFTCGKAKEVREKYRTLLSEKER; encoded by the coding sequence ATAAACGTCCGCCTGCTGAACTGCACCGCAGAAGGTGAACTTACGGCGGCAATGGCCGCCAAACTCTGTTATTCCGATGCAGGAATAGACGACCTCTTTGAAAAGGTCTCTGCCAGTGAGCAGAAAAAATTCATAGAGAAAATAGTCTCCATCGGGCATCACTCAGTCCTTGAGCATGTCTCGTTCACTTTCGGCATTGAAGGTGTATCCAGAGCTCTTACTCACCAGCTTGTCAGACACCGCATAGCAAGCTATTCCCAGAAATCCCAGAGATACGTTAAACACGGCGGAGGATTTGAATATATTCTTCCCGAAACAGTAGCGGCGGATCCGGAGGCTAAGCTTGAGTTTGAGCGCATTATGGGTGAGATAGCAAAGGCTTATGATCTCCTTGCATCAAAAGGCATCCCTGCTGAGGACGCGCGTTATGTGCTTCCGAATGCCTGCGAAACCAAAATTATAGTCACCATGAACGCCCGTGAGCTTATCCACTTTTTTCATATCCGCTGCTGTAACAGGGCGCAGTGGGAGATAAGGAAAATGGCGGAGCTTATGCTTATCGAATGCAATAAAATTGCGTCTTCAATATTCAAAGACTCCGGTCCCGGCTGCGTATCTGGCGCTTGCCCCGAGGGTGCCTTCACCTGCGGAAAGGCAAAAGAAGTCAGAGAGAAATACAGAACCCTCCTTTCAGAAAAAGAGCGTTAG
- a CDS encoding TonB-dependent receptor — protein sequence MMKKKFFGTLLAAAVMLPVQAYAAENKNSADIYKLDNVSVTARKAEESAKDVPFSLSVIDGNELTNRGVKNFEDMLKQTVGVETSTYGGVNTRIVRMRGVGSLQQVSPDDTSVIINIDGIPNNAGTATLSTMDIERVEVLKGPQGTLMGRNSQSGAINIISKKPTKEFEGYVRGEYGDDNTFLTEGAVSGPLTEKLSARLAARYSGYENQVKYYRTDEPVSKPKDLGVRGTLLWEPSSKTEVTFIAGYEEVNNRPEFRVLMPYDDKQEVDIPEGASDADKDTNRYTLEVQHRFANAVFTSVTGYTDVESNEKQFIYDGVLFRKLRGVTGDGSRTVINESTAFTQEFRLSSKPQDSIFWVTGLSYYYMDRDLINTDAWSTFQPTYTFNAEMDVNFKTRSQAVFGEMTYPVTERIKLTGGLRYTWEKKEYDADWAANPSNPNPIRTASDSGEIDDDYMTGRAAVSYALTKTVNIYGVYARGHKTAGFNEWATGFITGTREDRYYDEAEVDSYELGFKYESADRRFGLNGAVFYNDNKDDHVLVYNYTINASDVENFDTVSKGVELEGYARLGRFLINAGAGYTDTEIKSIPEGSASGAEKGNKVPDTPEWNGTLSVSYFHSLPSFLGMKEPVFFSKLTERYVGSRAGDPADNFEFDSYHKLDARIGIMNGGFELYAWGDNLLDERYDLFGWYYGVSAVDGDKVVIGMPSKGRTLGIGAAYYF from the coding sequence ATGATGAAAAAAAAGTTTTTCGGTACACTGCTTGCGGCGGCCGTAATGCTGCCCGTTCAGGCATATGCGGCAGAAAACAAAAACAGCGCTGACATTTACAAGCTTGACAATGTCAGTGTGACGGCAAGAAAGGCGGAAGAATCCGCAAAGGATGTTCCCTTCAGCCTTTCGGTTATTGACGGTAACGAGCTCACAAATCGGGGAGTTAAAAACTTTGAGGACATGCTCAAACAGACCGTAGGCGTTGAGACAAGCACATACGGCGGGGTAAACACCAGAATAGTCCGCATGCGCGGCGTCGGTTCACTCCAGCAGGTCAGCCCCGATGACACCTCAGTAATCATCAACATAGACGGCATTCCGAACAACGCGGGCACAGCAACACTCAGCACAATGGACATTGAGCGTGTCGAGGTGCTGAAGGGACCGCAGGGAACTCTCATGGGGCGCAACAGTCAGTCGGGAGCCATCAATATCATCAGCAAAAAGCCCACAAAGGAGTTTGAAGGTTACGTACGCGGCGAATACGGCGATGACAACACGTTCCTAACAGAAGGCGCCGTCAGCGGTCCTCTCACCGAAAAGCTCAGCGCAAGACTCGCCGCAAGATATTCCGGCTATGAAAATCAGGTGAAATATTACCGGACAGATGAACCCGTGAGCAAGCCCAAGGATCTGGGCGTTCGCGGAACACTACTTTGGGAACCTTCATCCAAAACTGAGGTGACCTTCATCGCAGGTTATGAAGAAGTCAACAACCGCCCCGAGTTCCGTGTGCTTATGCCCTATGACGATAAGCAGGAGGTAGATATACCCGAAGGCGCCTCCGATGCGGATAAGGACACAAACAGATACACCCTTGAGGTTCAGCACAGGTTCGCGAACGCGGTCTTCACATCTGTGACAGGTTATACGGACGTGGAATCCAACGAAAAACAATTCATATACGACGGCGTCCTGTTCAGAAAATTAAGAGGCGTGACCGGAGACGGCAGCAGAACCGTTATCAACGAAAGCACTGCTTTCACACAGGAATTCCGTCTCTCATCAAAACCTCAGGACAGTATCTTCTGGGTTACCGGTCTCAGCTACTACTATATGGACAGAGATCTGATAAATACAGACGCTTGGAGCACATTTCAGCCGACCTACACATTCAACGCAGAAATGGATGTGAACTTCAAAACACGCAGTCAGGCGGTTTTCGGGGAAATGACATATCCTGTCACGGAAAGAATAAAGCTTACCGGCGGTCTCAGATACACATGGGAGAAAAAGGAATACGACGCCGACTGGGCAGCAAATCCGTCTAACCCCAACCCGATTCGCACAGCATCCGACAGCGGTGAAATAGATGACGACTACATGACCGGACGCGCGGCAGTCAGCTACGCCCTTACTAAAACAGTGAATATCTACGGTGTTTACGCCAGAGGGCACAAAACTGCGGGATTCAATGAGTGGGCGACTGGCTTCATCACAGGAACAAGGGAAGACCGTTATTACGATGAAGCAGAAGTTGACAGCTATGAACTGGGCTTTAAATACGAATCCGCAGACAGGAGATTCGGTCTTAACGGAGCTGTATTCTACAATGATAACAAGGACGACCACGTTCTTGTATACAACTACACAATCAACGCCAGCGATGTGGAAAACTTTGATACCGTGTCAAAAGGCGTGGAGCTTGAAGGCTACGCCAGACTGGGCAGATTCCTTATTAACGCAGGTGCGGGCTACACCGACACAGAGATAAAATCCATACCCGAAGGAAGCGCATCCGGCGCCGAAAAAGGAAATAAGGTTCCCGATACCCCCGAGTGGAACGGGACTTTATCCGTGTCATATTTTCACAGCCTGCCGTCCTTCCTCGGTATGAAGGAGCCTGTTTTCTTCTCCAAACTCACAGAGAGATACGTCGGCTCCCGTGCGGGCGATCCTGCGGACAATTTCGAGTTTGATTCATACCACAAGCTTGATGCCCGCATAGGGATAATGAACGGCGGATTTGAGCTTTACGCATGGGGAGATAATCTGCTTGACGAGCGTTATGACCTGTTCGGATGGTATTACGGCGTATCCGCAGTTGACGGTGACAAAGTTGTCATAGGGATGCCGTCCAAAGGGCGCACGTTGGGCATCGGCGCGGCATACTACTTTTAA
- the rho gene encoding transcription termination factor Rho → MNLNDLKKKSIEDLVAIANSVEIENSASLLKQELIFEILKATSARNGHIFGQGVLEILPDGFGFLRSTDYNYLPGPDDIYVSPAQIRKFGLRNGDTIAGEIRPPKDNEKYFALLKVEQVNFEEPSRQRNLFENLTPLFPEERLELEAFPTHYDTRIMNLIAPVGKGQRGLIVAPPKTGKTMLLKSIANSITKNHPEVYMIILLIDERPEEVTDMQRSVNAEVVSSTFDEPAYRHVQVSEMVLNKAKRLVEHGRDVCILLDSITRLARAYNSIEPPSGKVLSGGVDANALHKPKRFFGAARNIEEGGSLTIIATALVDTGSRMDEVIFEEFKGTGNMELHLDRRLVEKRTFPAIDINKSGTRREELLLSENELNKVWILRRFLSSMNSVDAMEFLLDKMKGTKNNIGFLESMGK, encoded by the coding sequence GTGAACCTGAACGATTTGAAGAAAAAATCGATCGAGGATCTTGTTGCCATTGCGAACTCAGTCGAGATAGAGAACTCAGCGAGCCTGCTTAAGCAGGAGCTCATATTCGAGATTCTCAAAGCCACGAGCGCAAGGAACGGACACATTTTCGGACAAGGGGTGCTTGAAATCCTGCCGGACGGCTTCGGCTTTCTCCGGTCAACGGATTACAACTACCTGCCGGGTCCTGACGATATATACGTTTCTCCCGCCCAGATAAGGAAATTCGGTCTTCGCAACGGTGACACAATAGCAGGGGAGATCAGACCCCCAAAGGACAACGAAAAATATTTCGCGCTGCTCAAGGTTGAGCAGGTCAACTTCGAGGAACCCTCCAGACAGAGGAACCTCTTTGAAAACCTCACACCGCTTTTCCCCGAGGAAAGGCTGGAACTTGAGGCCTTCCCTACCCATTACGACACGAGGATAATGAACCTCATCGCTCCGGTGGGTAAAGGACAGAGGGGTCTCATCGTTGCCCCCCCGAAAACGGGTAAAACGATGCTTCTTAAATCAATCGCAAACAGCATCACCAAAAATCACCCCGAAGTGTACATGATCATCCTTCTTATAGATGAACGTCCTGAAGAGGTTACGGACATGCAGCGCTCCGTTAACGCGGAAGTTGTCAGCTCTACCTTTGACGAACCGGCGTACAGACACGTGCAGGTTTCTGAAATGGTTCTCAATAAAGCGAAAAGGCTTGTTGAACACGGTCGTGACGTGTGTATCCTTCTGGACTCCATAACGAGGCTCGCAAGAGCTTACAACTCCATCGAGCCACCCAGCGGCAAGGTTCTTTCAGGCGGTGTGGATGCCAATGCGCTTCACAAGCCCAAAAGGTTCTTCGGCGCCGCAAGGAACATCGAGGAGGGCGGCAGCCTTACCATCATCGCCACAGCACTTGTGGATACCGGTTCCAGAATGGACGAGGTTATCTTTGAGGAGTTTAAAGGCACGGGCAACATGGAGCTTCATCTTGACAGGCGTCTCGTTGAGAAAAGAACCTTCCCCGCCATCGACATCAACAAGTCCGGTACAAGAAGGGAAGAACTCCTCCTCAGCGAAAACGAACTCAACAAGGTCTGGATTCTCCGCAGATTCCTCAGCAGCATGAACTCCGTGGACGCTATGGAATTCCTGTTGGATAAGATGAAGGGAACCAAAAACAATATTGGCTTCTTGGAATCGATGGGCAAATAA
- a CDS encoding pyruvate, water dikinase regulatory protein: MKRIYILSDGTGQSALNIMKAALLQFEDPQVKFTIYSMVDKLDKLKAILEHARVDRGFVAFTTVIREFRDTIHQFCHEHGILHYDILGPPIDKLEIFLGRKATESPGVLRKVDEKYFKRIDAVEFTLSHDDGKIVVGLDEADIIVLGLSRTSKTPTSFFLAQQGFKVVNIPLVPEVPIPEEVFKVDPNKVVCLIMDPEVLQKVRTARLKHYKTQSKYNDMRKIFEEVEFVYELIRKNRRWHIVDTTNKSIEETAREIIHSVFGRDMEL; encoded by the coding sequence TTGAAGCGTATTTACATACTGTCTGACGGAACCGGGCAGAGCGCCCTCAACATAATGAAGGCGGCACTTCTCCAGTTTGAGGATCCGCAGGTGAAGTTCACCATCTACTCAATGGTGGACAAACTTGACAAGCTGAAGGCTATTCTGGAGCATGCCAGAGTGGATCGGGGTTTTGTGGCTTTCACCACGGTTATCAGAGAGTTCAGAGACACTATCCATCAATTCTGCCATGAGCACGGCATACTGCATTACGATATTCTGGGACCTCCGATCGACAAGCTTGAGATATTTCTCGGCAGAAAGGCAACGGAGAGCCCGGGCGTCCTCCGTAAGGTGGATGAGAAATACTTCAAGCGTATTGATGCGGTGGAGTTCACCCTCAGTCATGACGACGGCAAAATTGTTGTCGGGCTGGACGAGGCGGATATAATCGTTCTCGGACTCTCCCGAACATCAAAGACTCCTACATCTTTTTTCCTTGCTCAGCAGGGATTCAAGGTGGTGAACATTCCCCTTGTACCGGAAGTGCCTATTCCTGAAGAGGTTTTCAAGGTTGATCCGAACAAGGTTGTCTGTCTCATTATGGATCCGGAAGTGCTCCAGAAGGTGCGCACGGCGAGGCTTAAGCACTATAAAACGCAGAGCAAGTACAATGATATGCGTAAAATCTTCGAGGAGGTTGAGTTCGTCTATGAGCTCATCCGCAAGAACAGAAGATGGCATATTGTTGATACTACAAATAAATCAATCGAAGAAACAGCAAGGGAGATAATCCACTCCGTTTTCGGGCGTGATATGGAGCTTTGA
- the rpmE gene encoding 50S ribosomal protein L31 yields MKKGIHPDYKEVVFKCACGSEIKTKSTVNPAKANVAICSECHPFFTGKQKFLDTAGRVEKFMKKYGKTQG; encoded by the coding sequence ATGAAAAAAGGTATCCACCCTGATTACAAAGAAGTGGTTTTCAAATGCGCATGCGGAAGCGAGATTAAAACAAAATCGACTGTTAATCCCGCTAAAGCAAATGTTGCTATCTGCTCCGAATGCCACCCCTTCTTCACAGGTAAACAGAAATTCCTCGATACGGCTGGTCGTGTTGAGAAATTCATGAAGAAATACGGCAAAACTCAGGGTTAA
- the prfA gene encoding peptide chain release factor 1, with product MFDKLEEVVIRYEDLTRKVNDPSAAKDPKAFQKLAKEHSELRGVVEKYEEYKAVKVSIAEAKSILETSNDSDLRELAEMEIEEGREKLETLGEELKLLLVKKDPYDDKNIYVEVRAGTGGDEASLFSAALYRMYTRYAENQRWKTEIIDFNETGVGGYKEIVFMVKGKGAYSRLKYESGGHRVQRIPETESGGRIHTSACTVAVLPEAEDVEIDVNPADIKVDVYRASGAGGQHVNTTDSAVRMTHMPTGIVVTCQDERSQIKNREKALKHLKSKILEIEIRKKADERAESRKLQVGSGDRSERIRTYNYPQNRVTDHRINVTSYSLDRFMEGEMDDILDALFSYDQAERLKEAGL from the coding sequence ATGTTCGACAAACTGGAAGAAGTAGTCATCAGGTATGAAGACCTCACCCGCAAGGTAAATGATCCTTCAGCGGCGAAGGATCCCAAAGCCTTTCAGAAGCTTGCCAAGGAACACTCAGAGCTTAGGGGTGTTGTGGAAAAATATGAGGAGTACAAGGCTGTCAAGGTCTCTATAGCCGAGGCGAAAAGTATCCTTGAGACTTCTAATGATTCTGATCTGCGTGAGCTTGCGGAGATGGAGATAGAAGAGGGCAGGGAAAAACTGGAAACTTTGGGCGAAGAGCTTAAGCTTCTGCTTGTGAAGAAAGATCCTTATGATGATAAGAATATATACGTTGAAGTCCGTGCCGGTACTGGCGGTGATGAGGCTTCCCTTTTTTCCGCCGCACTTTACAGAATGTACACCCGTTACGCTGAAAACCAGCGCTGGAAGACTGAGATAATCGATTTCAACGAGACAGGCGTAGGCGGGTATAAAGAGATCGTGTTCATGGTGAAGGGCAAGGGTGCTTACAGCCGCCTGAAATACGAATCCGGCGGACACAGGGTTCAGCGTATTCCCGAAACTGAGTCCGGCGGGCGTATACACACATCCGCCTGTACTGTGGCGGTTCTGCCCGAAGCGGAGGATGTGGAGATAGATGTGAATCCCGCCGACATTAAGGTTGATGTCTACCGTGCCAGCGGCGCAGGCGGTCAGCACGTAAACACTACTGACTCAGCGGTGCGTATGACCCATATGCCCACTGGAATAGTTGTCACCTGTCAGGACGAAAGAAGCCAGATCAAAAACCGTGAGAAGGCGCTCAAACACCTTAAATCAAAAATACTTGAGATAGAGATCCGCAAGAAGGCTGACGAGCGTGCCGAAAGCAGAAAGCTTCAGGTGGGCTCCGGCGACAGAAGCGAAAGGATCAGAACATACAACTACCCCCAGAACAGGGTAACAGATCACCGCATCAACGTAACCTCATACAGCCTTGACCGCTTCATGGAAGGCGAAATGGACGACATCCTCGACGCTCTGTTCTCTTACGATCAGGCAGAGAGATTGAAGGAAGCCGGATTATAA